From the Manihot esculenta cultivar AM560-2 chromosome 3, M.esculenta_v8, whole genome shotgun sequence genome, one window contains:
- the LOC110612087 gene encoding la protein 1: MATPSLDEGTAKEVLRQVEFYFSDSNLPRDNFLRNTINSSEDGMVSLALICSFKKMKGYLKLKDVKPEEVPEDTVKAVAETLKKSSSVKVSEDGKKVGRIAALLKPEEAIEQLDIRTIAASPLPYDVKREDVESFFGKYAKVSSVRMPRHVADKRIFSGTALIEFSTEEDTENILKQSLVFEGAQLEFRPKKDFDAERAEEEEELKNSRHFTSSNNNKNNSNAEASYPKDLIVAFTLKALSAGDSVEHKGSQEPVSVDSKVCKADGGENSSKNDAQENEQESDSISADKENNEMNIEEGKEEKADEQTGSESKEIKMVEGEKSGEGPTGKDKEKGEKPKADAYRDDMNVVMREDLKAVLGKFGTVKFVDFKIGEDSGYVRFEQPEAAQKARAAAVLAKEGGLIVKNFVAILEPVTGEAEREYWNLLRGNQEKHWENKGNRGRRGKHHRGGGKHGSRDNYSTGRPTKVQKVGAS; the protein is encoded by the exons ATGGCGACGCCTTCTTTGGACGAAGGAACAGCGAAGGAAGTCCTTAGACAG GTGGAGTTTTACTTCAGCGACAGCAACCTTCCTAGGGACAATTTTTTGAGAAACACTATCAACTCCAGTGAAGATGGCA TGGTTAGTCTTGCTTTGATATGCTCCTTCAAAAAGATGAAAGGTTATTTGAAATTGAAGGACGTGAAGCCTGAAGAGGTGCCTGAAGATACCGTCAAGGCAGTTGCTGAAACTCTGAAGAAATCTAGTTCTGTTAAAGTTTCTGAAGATG GGAAGAAAGTTGGTAGGATTGCTGCACTCTTGAAGCCAGAAGAGGCAATAGAGCAGTTAGACATAAGAACAATTGCTGCATCACCTTTACCATATGATGTGAAGCGGGAAGATGTGGAATCATTTTTTGGAAAATATGCCAAG GTGTCTAGTGTGAGGATGCCTCGTCATGTGGCTGACAAAAGGATATTTAGCGGCACTGCTTTGATAGAGTTCTCAACAGAGGAAGATactgaaaatattttgaagCAAAGTTTGGTTTTTGAAGGTGCACAGCTAGAATTCAGGCCCAA GAAGGACTTTGATGCAgaaagagcagaagaggaagaggaattaAAAAATTCCCGTCACTTTACaagttcaaataataataagaacAATTCAAATGCAGAAGCAAG CTATCCCAAGGATTTGATTGTTGCATTTACTCTAAAAGCCTTGTCAGCTGGAGATTCTGTAGAACACAAGGGTTCTCAAGAGCCTGTAAGTGTTGATTCAAAGGTCTGCAAAGCAGATGGAGGAGAAAATTCCTCAAAGAATGATGCTCAAGAAAATGAACAGGAGTCAGACAGTATCTCTGCcgataaagaaaataatgagaTGAATATAGAGGAGGGAAAGGAAGAAAAGGCTGATGAGCAAACTGGCTCCGAaagtaaagaaataaaaatggtAGAAGGGGAGAAGTCAGGTGAAGGTCCCACTGGAAAGGATAaggaaaaaggggaaaaacccAAAGCTGATGCCTACAGGGATGACATGAATGTTGTAATGCGTGAGGATCTGAAGGCCGTCTTGGGAAAGTTTGGCACTGTCAAG TTTGTTGATTTCAAGATAGGAGAGGATTCGGGATATGTTAGATTTGAACAACCTGAAGCAGCTCAGAAAGCTCGTGCAGCTGCTGTCTTAGCTAAAGAAGGTGGTCTAATTGTAAAGAATTTCGTTGCTATTTTAGAACCAGTGACTG GTGAAGCAGAGAGGGAATACTGGAACCTACTCCGGGGCAATCAAGAGAAGCATTGGGAAAATAAGGGCAACCGAGGGAG GAGAGGGAAACACCATAGGGGCGGTGGTAAACACGGTTCTAGGGATAATTATTCGACTGGTCGACCAACTAAAGTTCAGAAAGTTGGAGCATCATGA
- the LOC110612340 gene encoding coiled-coil domain-containing protein 25 isoform X2 — MVFYFKARPEVGDYTIFMGLDKYENEELIKYGFPEDIWFHVDKMSSAHVYLRLRKGQTIDDITEGLLEDCAQLVKANSIQGNKVNNIEVVYTPWSNLKKTASMDVGQVSFHNPKMVRTVRVEKRINEVVNRLNKTKVERNTDLKAEKEAVNAAERAERKLQLRDKKRQEEMERLEKERQAEIRSYKGLMVSEKMTSNKQIAADNKSLQELEDDFM; from the exons ATGGTTTTCTATTTCAAAGCCCGTCCAGAAGTAGGAGATTACACCATTTTTATGGGTCTTGACAAGTACGAGAACGAGGAGCTTATCAAATACGGTTTCCCTGAAGATATTTG GTTCCATGTGGACAAAATGTCTTCTGCTCATGTTTATCTACGATTGCGCAAAGGACAGACTATTGACGATATAACTGAAGGTTTACTGGAGGACTGTGCTCAGCTTGTCAAGGCAAATTCAATTCAAG GCAACAAGGTGAATAATATCGAGGTTGTTTACACTCCTTGGTCCAATTTAAAGAAAACTGCTTCCATGGATGTTGGCCAAGTCAGCTTCCACAATCCAAAGATG GTTCGAACTGTGAGAGTGGAGAAGCGGATAAATGAGGTAGTTAATAGATTGAATAAAACAAAAGTGGAAAGAAACACTGATTTGAAAG CTGAGAAGGAAGCAGTCAATGCAGCAGAAAGAGCAGAGAGAAAACTTCAACTAAGGGATAAA AAACGACAGGAGGAAATGGAAAGGCTTGAGAAGGAGAGACAAGCAGAGATAAGGAGCTACAAAGGTTTGATGGTTTCCGAAAAGATGACATCTAATAAGCAGATTGCAGCTGACAACAAGTCCTTACAGGAACTGGAAGATGACTTCATGTAA
- the LOC110612340 gene encoding coiled-coil domain-containing protein 25 isoform X1 — protein MVFYFKARPEVGDYTIFMGLDKYENEELIKYGFPEDIWFHVDKMSSAHVYLRLRKGQTIDDITEGLLEDCAQLVKANSIQGKISKFFYHFYGNKVNNIEVVYTPWSNLKKTASMDVGQVSFHNPKMVRTVRVEKRINEVVNRLNKTKVERNTDLKAEKEAVNAAERAERKLQLRDKKRQEEMERLEKERQAEIRSYKGLMVSEKMTSNKQIAADNKSLQELEDDFM, from the exons ATGGTTTTCTATTTCAAAGCCCGTCCAGAAGTAGGAGATTACACCATTTTTATGGGTCTTGACAAGTACGAGAACGAGGAGCTTATCAAATACGGTTTCCCTGAAGATATTTG GTTCCATGTGGACAAAATGTCTTCTGCTCATGTTTATCTACGATTGCGCAAAGGACAGACTATTGACGATATAACTGAAGGTTTACTGGAGGACTGTGCTCAGCTTGTCAAGGCAAATTCAATTCAAGGCAAAATTtcgaaatttttttatcatttttatg GCAACAAGGTGAATAATATCGAGGTTGTTTACACTCCTTGGTCCAATTTAAAGAAAACTGCTTCCATGGATGTTGGCCAAGTCAGCTTCCACAATCCAAAGATG GTTCGAACTGTGAGAGTGGAGAAGCGGATAAATGAGGTAGTTAATAGATTGAATAAAACAAAAGTGGAAAGAAACACTGATTTGAAAG CTGAGAAGGAAGCAGTCAATGCAGCAGAAAGAGCAGAGAGAAAACTTCAACTAAGGGATAAA AAACGACAGGAGGAAATGGAAAGGCTTGAGAAGGAGAGACAAGCAGAGATAAGGAGCTACAAAGGTTTGATGGTTTCCGAAAAGATGACATCTAATAAGCAGATTGCAGCTGACAACAAGTCCTTACAGGAACTGGAAGATGACTTCATGTAA